Proteins from a single region of Candidatus Saccharibacteria bacterium:
- a CDS encoding tRNA-dihydrouridine synthase — MHNFWNELPRPFFILAPMEAVTDVVFRHVVASAARPDIFFTEFTNASSYCSPKGIHSTRGRLAFTSDEQPMVAQIWGSRPHEFAQMAHGLADMGYSGIDINMGCPDKSVVKGGAGSALIKNPELAAELIAAAKQGGLPVSVKTRLGYSSKDEWLEWLTHILKQDIVNLTIHLRTRKEMSKVDAHYEMIPEIKALRDKIAPQTLLTINGDIHNRQHGEELVQTYGVDGIMIGRGIFTNPFAFETEQKEHSREELVRLLQHHLDLFDKYSRELEPRNFEPLKRFFKIYIRDFPGASELREQLMHTKSTDEARALISKQPSL; from the coding sequence ATGCACAACTTTTGGAACGAATTACCGCGACCATTTTTTATTCTGGCTCCTATGGAGGCAGTGACTGACGTCGTTTTTCGCCACGTTGTTGCCAGCGCAGCGCGTCCCGACATATTTTTTACAGAGTTCACCAACGCCAGCAGTTATTGTAGCCCAAAGGGGATTCACAGCACTCGCGGACGCCTAGCGTTTACAAGCGATGAACAGCCAATGGTCGCCCAAATATGGGGGAGTCGTCCTCATGAATTCGCGCAAATGGCCCACGGGCTAGCCGACATGGGATATAGCGGCATTGATATAAACATGGGCTGCCCCGATAAGTCTGTCGTTAAGGGCGGGGCAGGAAGCGCGCTTATCAAAAATCCCGAGCTTGCCGCCGAACTTATTGCAGCCGCAAAACAAGGTGGATTGCCAGTAAGTGTTAAAACCCGCCTAGGCTATAGCTCGAAAGATGAATGGCTTGAGTGGCTAACACACATTTTAAAGCAAGATATCGTTAACCTTACGATTCACCTGCGCACCCGAAAAGAGATGAGCAAAGTAGACGCCCACTACGAGATGATTCCCGAGATCAAAGCGCTCCGCGACAAGATAGCGCCGCAAACACTCCTTACGATCAACGGCGACATCCACAACCGTCAGCACGGCGAAGAGCTTGTGCAAACATATGGCGTCGATGGTATTATGATTGGTCGTGGCATTTTTACAAACCCATTTGCGTTCGAAACCGAGCAAAAAGAACATTCAAGAGAAGAGCTTGTGCGGCTACTTCAACACCACCTCGACTTGTTCGATAAATACTCACGCGAACTCGAGCCACGTAACTTCGAACCCCTAAAACGCTTTTTCAAGATTTATATTCGTGACTTTCCTGGCGCAAGTGAGCTACGTGAGCAGCTAATGCACACAAAAAGCACGGACGAAGCCCGTGCTTTGATTAGCAAGCAGCCGTCTCTTTAG
- the atpG gene encoding ATP synthase F1 subunit gamma: MASTQQLKSRIRSVKNTKQITKAMQMVAASKMRRAQEADKAAAPYTRAASELLTFLASQGVTDDHPLFAKREVKKRLLVVIAADKGLVGAYNSNVFKAYLRELRDDDKKGIANATITVGRKVSQFAARLKDTSIIGVYEHLPDRPDGSELRSVLDTARDQFISGDVDAVDIVYTEFVSSINQKATVKRILPAGFDETEVTDAVRDALYEPNIQEVLDGVAYRLVEAQLFQALLDAKASEYSMQMIAMKNATDNASDLVDDLTLAMNKVRQGAITQELAEISGGVEALSE, from the coding sequence GTGGCTTCAACACAACAACTAAAATCGCGAATCCGCTCGGTTAAAAATACCAAGCAGATTACAAAAGCGATGCAGATGGTCGCGGCGAGCAAAATGCGCCGCGCTCAAGAGGCCGACAAGGCTGCTGCACCGTATACGCGCGCTGCTAGCGAGTTGTTGACGTTTCTAGCAAGCCAGGGCGTCACCGACGATCACCCATTGTTTGCAAAGCGTGAGGTAAAAAAGCGCCTTTTGGTTGTGATTGCCGCCGATAAAGGGTTGGTAGGAGCCTACAACAGTAACGTATTTAAGGCCTACCTGCGTGAGCTTCGCGACGACGATAAAAAAGGCATCGCCAACGCCACTATTACTGTAGGGCGTAAGGTTTCGCAGTTTGCCGCCCGCCTTAAGGATACGTCGATTATCGGTGTTTACGAGCACCTTCCCGATCGTCCAGACGGCAGTGAATTGCGCTCGGTGCTTGATACGGCGCGTGACCAGTTTATCTCGGGCGACGTCGATGCAGTGGATATCGTTTATACCGAATTTGTCAGTAGCATTAACCAAAAAGCTACAGTAAAGCGAATCTTGCCTGCTGGTTTTGACGAAACAGAAGTAACCGATGCTGTCCGCGACGCATTGTACGAGCCGAATATCCAAGAAGTGCTCGACGGTGTCGCTTACCGGCTTGTCGAGGCACAGCTGTTCCAAGCGCTACTCGATGCAAAAGCCAGCGAATACAGTATGCAGATGATTGCCATGAAAAACGCAACCGACAACGCATCAGATCTAGTAGACGATTTGACCCTTGCCATGAACAAAGTTCGCCAAGGTGCGATTACCCAAGAATTAGCAGAAATATCAGGCGGCGTGGAAGCCCTTAGTGAATAA
- a CDS encoding F0F1 ATP synthase subunit alpha — MADIAVTELSKDLRDAIAALDTSENLESVGIVTRIGDGVAWVHGLRSAGFSEMLEIETKNGTVEAFALNLMEDEIGAVLLGSDADVSAGNTVRLKGTQLEVPVGPELLGRIVDPLGRPLDGGPAIKTKLTGLVEREAVGVLGRKHVHEPLMTGIMAIDAMFPVGRGQRELIIGDRQTGKTAIAIDTMINQAKQKTGVVNVYVAIGQKLSKIARLVDRLKQEGVMDQTIIVATGPSDPASMLYLAPYAATAMGEYFRDNKQHALMIYDDLTKHAVAYRQMSLLLRRPPGREAYPGDVFYLHSRLLERSAKLSDDLGAGSLTALPIIETQAGDISAYIPTNVISITDGQIFMETDLFYQGIRPAISAGLSVSRVGGDAQTKAVKSVSGHLKLGLSQFRELASFAQFGSDLDAETKSQIDRGMRLTELLKQPQYQPMSIWEQVASLTAANGGFFDNVPVAKIKDAQAALLTRLWTDHKDVMRDINKGDKPTEDTIKLLQKTAKAVAKGFEE; from the coding sequence ATGGCTGATATAGCAGTAACAGAATTGTCAAAGGATCTCCGCGACGCAATCGCGGCTCTTGACACGTCCGAAAACCTCGAAAGCGTTGGAATTGTCACCCGAATTGGTGACGGTGTTGCATGGGTTCATGGCCTTCGCAGTGCTGGATTCTCTGAAATGCTCGAGATCGAGACGAAAAACGGAACAGTTGAGGCGTTTGCCCTCAACCTTATGGAAGACGAAATTGGTGCGGTACTTTTAGGTAGCGATGCCGATGTTTCTGCTGGAAACACGGTTCGTTTAAAGGGTACGCAGCTTGAGGTTCCGGTTGGCCCTGAACTTCTTGGCCGTATCGTTGACCCACTCGGTCGCCCTCTTGATGGTGGACCGGCTATCAAAACGAAGCTCACTGGTCTTGTCGAGCGCGAAGCGGTCGGTGTTCTTGGCCGAAAGCACGTGCACGAGCCACTTATGACCGGTATCATGGCAATCGACGCTATGTTCCCTGTTGGTCGTGGCCAGCGAGAGCTTATCATCGGTGACCGCCAAACTGGTAAAACAGCAATTGCGATTGACACCATGATTAACCAGGCAAAGCAAAAAACTGGTGTGGTAAACGTGTATGTTGCTATTGGTCAAAAGCTTTCGAAGATCGCTCGTCTTGTTGATCGTCTCAAGCAAGAGGGCGTTATGGATCAAACGATTATCGTTGCGACTGGTCCTAGCGATCCTGCGTCTATGCTGTATCTTGCGCCATATGCCGCTACCGCTATGGGCGAATACTTCCGCGACAACAAACAGCACGCGCTTATGATCTACGACGACCTTACTAAGCACGCTGTTGCCTACCGACAGATGTCATTGCTTCTTCGTCGCCCACCAGGACGCGAAGCCTACCCGGGTGACGTTTTCTATCTTCACTCTCGTCTTCTTGAACGATCAGCTAAGCTTTCCGATGATCTTGGCGCCGGTAGTCTTACTGCCTTGCCTATTATCGAAACGCAAGCTGGTGATATCTCGGCATATATTCCAACTAACGTGATTTCTATCACCGATGGTCAGATCTTTATGGAGACCGACCTCTTTTACCAGGGTATCCGACCAGCTATTTCGGCAGGTCTTTCGGTTTCTCGTGTGGGTGGTGACGCTCAAACCAAAGCGGTTAAGAGCGTTAGTGGGCACCTAAAGCTGGGCCTTAGCCAGTTCCGCGAGCTTGCAAGCTTTGCGCAGTTTGGTAGCGACCTCGATGCCGAGACGAAATCTCAGATCGACCGCGGTATGCGCCTTACCGAGCTTTTGAAACAGCCACAATACCAGCCAATGAGTATTTGGGAACAAGTTGCGAGCCTTACGGCAGCAAACGGCGGCTTCTTTGATAACGTTCCGGTCGCGAAGATCAAAGATGCGCAGGCTGCGCTTTTGACTCGCCTATGGACCGATCACAAAGACGTTATGCGCGATATCAACAAGGGTGATAAGCCAACCGAAGACACGATAAAACTTTTGCAAAAAACCGCCAAGGCTGTCGCCAAAGGGTTTGAGGAGTAA
- a CDS encoding F0F1 ATP synthase subunit A — MLMGVMGYALLIWMFVYTAYVVKNNKKRNTFVKLIVWAYEGLYNTVLQVVGDKEIAKKFAPLPIAMFFFVIVQYYLGILPFVGPITIDGVPLFRGFAADLNTTFGLAILMLVTAQIYAIKVHGFFGNAGRYLRNPFKDPAGAFEGILEIFAEFSRTIALSMRLFGNVFAGEVLLVMVAFLTDYFSVAALPPFYIFELFIGGIQAYIFFMLTTVFVSLGLMSHGPHESADSHAHSSSANAQAPAPARE; from the coding sequence ATTCTTATGGGAGTTATGGGATACGCGCTTCTTATCTGGATGTTCGTTTATACGGCCTATGTCGTTAAGAACAACAAAAAGCGAAATACGTTTGTAAAACTTATCGTATGGGCCTACGAAGGGCTATATAACACCGTACTTCAGGTGGTTGGCGACAAAGAGATCGCGAAAAAGTTCGCACCTCTTCCTATCGCCATGTTCTTTTTCGTTATCGTGCAGTACTACCTGGGCATCCTTCCCTTCGTTGGTCCTATCACTATCGATGGCGTCCCTCTCTTCCGTGGATTCGCCGCCGATCTCAACACGACATTTGGTCTTGCTATTCTTATGCTTGTTACGGCGCAGATTTACGCAATTAAGGTTCATGGCTTTTTTGGTAATGCCGGTCGCTATCTTCGCAATCCATTTAAAGATCCTGCTGGCGCGTTCGAGGGAATTCTTGAGATTTTTGCAGAGTTTTCGCGAACAATCGCGCTTAGTATGCGTCTTTTCGGTAACGTGTTTGCCGGCGAGGTTCTATTGGTAATGGTTGCGTTTCTTACAGATTACTTCTCTGTTGCCGCACTTCCTCCGTTCTATATATTCGAGCTGTTTATTGGTGGCATTCAGGCGTACATTTTCTTCATGCTGACGACCGTTTTTGTATCGCTCGGTCTTATGTCCCACGGCCCGCACGAAAGTGCAGATTCACACGCTCATTCCTCTTCTGCTAATGCCCAGGCACCTGCCCCGGCTAGGGAATGA
- a CDS encoding DUF2309 domain-containing protein has protein sequence MFEKNNHHFDESHLLHTLKHYLPTQGPLKDFVHHNTLHAFQDMKFYDAIYKASAIFGYQTTLTLTEYRDLYAIRRITPKTLARVIRERKGDAAFDTWHERALYKEYDWTRQPRIGRLREEWRQRYFIDMDNAVQPLLFRIICSYIDQGIAISPFPFEDKGLLNALRDLERHSLISFFKTKKARDLLYDKSCTITKLLEMLVGDKSYFEQYIYDQQFAHRGWSGIVSTLEDKPESLLYSKKISLEDMIILELLLEIDTLTERLADTWMPLGSGITQPPVDMFADEPSTELEEVIKIWQDAFEWSYYDTVLSGVLLTLPAQSIKNEDMAPKSFQSIFCIDDREYSLRTYVESLDDQTETFGAPGFFGVEFYFHPAGAKFYDKLCPAPVTPKYLIKEIPKDGKHAHEKEIMYSKHSHKLVRGLFFSYLLGIPAMGKLIANLINPAMSPAIADASAHMDPNADLTILHTGEKDHEKGLQVGFTVQEMADRVEKTLRCIGFTKNFSSIVYVIGHGSSSANNPHHGAHDCGACSGRPGMVNARVFAYMANYAPVREVLKTRGLDIPHSTQFLSALHDTASDEIQFYDADILSEENKERHSKNARLFEEALDLDAKERSRRFMSISTKQHIKKIRKDIKKRSVSYFEPRPELGHGTNALCIVGRRSLTKRLFLDRRAFLNSYDYTTDPDGTLLLNVLSPLGVVCGGINLEYYFSRTDNYKLGAGTKLPHNVMGLVGVANSSDGDLRSGLPLQMVEVHDPVRLLMVVEHHPAVIKKVIQSNPALYEWFANEWIHLVALDPDKKTLHVLKDDKFVPYDPLTKSIPTMRSLSHTIESAKKMKTNHILDATEENLPVHIIK, from the coding sequence ATGTTTGAAAAAAATAATCATCATTTCGACGAGTCACATCTTCTCCATACACTAAAACATTATCTTCCTACCCAAGGGCCGTTAAAAGATTTTGTTCATCACAATACGCTACATGCGTTTCAAGACATGAAATTCTACGATGCAATTTATAAGGCATCTGCAATTTTTGGGTATCAAACCACTCTTACGCTTACCGAGTATAGAGACCTTTATGCAATTAGGCGGATCACGCCAAAGACGCTAGCCAGAGTTATACGAGAGCGTAAGGGCGACGCTGCTTTTGATACATGGCATGAGCGAGCTTTGTATAAGGAATACGACTGGACACGTCAACCCCGCATAGGAAGGCTTCGCGAGGAGTGGAGACAGCGATACTTTATCGATATGGATAATGCCGTGCAGCCGCTTCTTTTTCGTATTATTTGTAGCTATATCGATCAAGGTATCGCTATTTCGCCCTTTCCGTTCGAAGATAAAGGCCTTTTAAACGCTCTAAGGGATCTAGAGCGTCATAGCTTAATAAGTTTTTTCAAAACAAAAAAAGCACGCGATCTTTTATATGACAAATCATGCACTATAACAAAGCTTCTCGAGATGCTGGTTGGCGACAAATCATATTTTGAACAGTATATCTATGATCAGCAGTTTGCGCACCGAGGCTGGTCTGGTATCGTATCGACGCTCGAAGATAAGCCAGAATCGCTTTTGTATTCAAAAAAGATATCTCTTGAAGACATGATAATTCTCGAGCTTCTACTCGAGATTGATACACTGACCGAACGGCTAGCAGATACCTGGATGCCGCTAGGCAGTGGAATAACACAGCCACCAGTAGATATGTTCGCCGATGAACCATCTACGGAGTTAGAAGAAGTTATTAAGATATGGCAGGACGCTTTTGAGTGGAGTTATTACGACACGGTGCTTTCAGGAGTGTTGCTGACACTCCCTGCTCAGTCTATAAAAAATGAAGATATGGCGCCAAAGAGCTTTCAGTCGATCTTTTGTATTGATGACCGAGAGTATTCGTTACGTACGTATGTCGAGAGCTTAGATGATCAAACCGAGACATTCGGTGCTCCTGGCTTTTTTGGCGTGGAGTTCTATTTTCACCCAGCTGGCGCAAAGTTCTACGATAAGCTTTGCCCCGCTCCGGTTACTCCAAAATATCTTATTAAAGAGATTCCAAAAGACGGCAAGCACGCACACGAAAAAGAGATCATGTACAGTAAGCACTCTCACAAACTGGTGCGAGGCCTGTTTTTCTCGTACTTGTTAGGAATTCCGGCAATGGGCAAACTGATCGCTAACCTTATAAACCCTGCTATGAGTCCTGCTATTGCTGATGCATCTGCGCATATGGATCCGAATGCTGACCTGACAATCCTTCATACCGGAGAAAAGGATCACGAAAAAGGCCTGCAGGTAGGATTTACTGTGCAAGAGATGGCGGATCGTGTTGAAAAAACGCTTCGATGCATCGGCTTTACTAAGAATTTTTCTTCGATTGTGTATGTTATAGGCCACGGCTCGAGCAGCGCTAACAATCCTCATCATGGCGCGCATGATTGTGGTGCGTGTAGTGGAAGGCCTGGTATGGTTAATGCGCGAGTTTTTGCGTATATGGCAAACTATGCGCCTGTACGAGAGGTACTTAAGACGCGCGGGCTAGACATTCCCCATTCTACGCAGTTCCTGAGTGCCTTGCACGATACGGCGTCTGACGAAATCCAGTTTTACGACGCAGATATCCTGAGCGAGGAAAATAAAGAGCGACACAGTAAGAATGCGCGCTTATTTGAAGAAGCGCTCGACCTTGATGCGAAGGAACGTTCGCGCCGATTTATGTCTATTAGCACCAAGCAGCACATAAAAAAGATTAGAAAAGACATTAAAAAACGATCTGTGTCTTACTTTGAACCGCGTCCAGAGCTTGGTCATGGGACGAATGCGCTATGTATTGTGGGGCGACGAAGTCTTACGAAACGTCTGTTTCTTGATCGAAGGGCCTTCTTGAACTCTTACGACTATACGACCGATCCTGATGGCACACTACTCCTAAATGTTCTTTCTCCCCTTGGTGTTGTTTGTGGTGGCATTAACTTGGAGTATTACTTTTCGCGAACGGATAACTACAAACTTGGTGCGGGCACAAAGCTGCCTCACAATGTTATGGGGCTTGTCGGTGTGGCAAACAGTAGCGATGGCGATCTTCGTTCCGGGCTTCCGCTACAGATGGTTGAGGTCCACGACCCCGTACGTCTACTCATGGTAGTGGAGCATCACCCTGCGGTCATTAAGAAAGTGATACAGTCAAACCCAGCGTTGTACGAGTGGTTTGCAAACGAATGGATTCATCTGGTTGCGTTGGATCCAGACAAAAAAACGTTGCATGTTCTGAAAGACGATAAATTTGTGCCATATGATCCCCTAACAAAGAGTATTCCGACTATGCGCAGCCTTTCACATACAATTGAATCTGCAAAGAAAATGAAAACGAACCACATTTTGGATGCCACGGAAGAGAATTTGCCCGTGCATATAATAAAGTAA
- the atpC gene encoding ATP synthase F1 subunit epsilon, producing MNLELITLLGKKVDQEVYEVMIPTAAGEIAVFPDHEPLVTIAVPGAIAVRYKKGDPDSQLDFFAISGGVVEVSQKRVRVLVDEADHGEDIIESESRAALERAMEMRENAKDQVELEKAHQLVDRHSVRLKVADLRRRHRRS from the coding sequence ATGAATTTAGAACTTATTACTCTTCTTGGCAAAAAAGTTGACCAAGAAGTATACGAAGTCATGATTCCGACTGCTGCTGGTGAAATTGCAGTATTCCCTGATCATGAGCCACTTGTTACTATCGCTGTTCCTGGCGCCATTGCCGTTCGCTATAAAAAGGGCGATCCAGACTCTCAGCTAGATTTCTTTGCGATTAGTGGCGGAGTTGTTGAAGTTTCGCAAAAGCGCGTTCGTGTTCTTGTAGATGAGGCTGATCACGGTGAAGATATTATTGAATCTGAAAGCCGTGCAGCACTCGAACGTGCAATGGAAATGCGTGAGAACGCTAAAGACCAAGTCGAGCTCGAGAAAGCGCATCAGCTTGTTGATCGCCACTCGGTACGACTTAAAGTTGCCGATCTTCGCCGCCGTCACCGCCGATCGTAA
- a CDS encoding H(+)-transporting ATPase, translating into MEQLAFGLTYAIPAAFAALGAGLVGSAAVNALGRNPEKVNEIRTMMILGISFIDALAIIGIIVAIIAKFI; encoded by the coding sequence ATGGAACAACTCGCATTTGGTTTGACTTACGCTATCCCTGCTGCTTTTGCTGCACTTGGTGCTGGTCTTGTTGGTAGCGCTGCGGTAAACGCACTTGGCCGCAACCCAGAAAAAGTCAACGAAATCCGAACCATGATGATCTTGGGTATCTCGTTCATCGACGCCCTTGCTATCATCGGTATCATCGTTGCTATTATCGCGAAGTTTATCTAG
- a CDS encoding F0F1 ATP synthase subunit beta yields the protein MSKEQTVLGRVTQVVGVVVDVEFDNNLPGMYEALEIELGGKTITLETAQHLDERTVRAISMSSTDGLKRGDAVKATGGAISVPVGEQTQGRMFNVVGDVIDGGKAVTGKRASIHREPPALAEQSNKTEILETGIKVIDLIAPLTKGGKAGLFAGAGVGKTVLIQELINNIAKFHSGNSVFAGVGERTREGNDLYYEMEEAGVLGKTSLVFGQMNEPPGARLRVALAGLAMAESFRDDGKDVLLFIDNIYRYTQAGAEVSALLGRLPSAVGYQPNLQQEMGALQERITSTKKGSITSVQAVYVPADDLTDPAPATTFAHLDATIVMNRALTEIGIYPAVDVLDSSSNSLDPEVVGEEHYKVAREVQRVLQQYKELQDIIAILGMEELSDDQKQIVGRARRLQRFFAQPFYVAEQFTGNPGVYIKLEDTIRDAKDILAGKYDDKPESWFYMAAGSLSEKKD from the coding sequence ATGAGTAAAGAACAAACCGTTCTAGGCCGCGTTACCCAGGTTGTGGGTGTGGTTGTGGACGTAGAATTTGATAACAACCTTCCGGGCATGTACGAAGCCCTAGAGATTGAGCTTGGTGGCAAAACCATTACGCTCGAAACCGCGCAGCACCTAGACGAACGCACCGTTCGTGCTATCTCTATGTCGTCGACCGACGGCCTAAAGCGCGGCGACGCAGTAAAAGCCACTGGCGGCGCAATTAGTGTACCTGTTGGCGAGCAGACCCAGGGTCGAATGTTCAACGTTGTTGGTGATGTAATCGACGGCGGCAAGGCTGTTACGGGCAAGCGCGCGTCTATCCACCGTGAACCACCTGCTCTTGCCGAGCAGTCAAACAAAACCGAAATCCTTGAAACCGGTATTAAAGTTATCGACCTTATCGCTCCTCTTACCAAGGGTGGTAAAGCTGGTCTGTTTGCCGGTGCTGGTGTTGGTAAAACCGTGCTTATTCAAGAACTTATCAACAATATCGCTAAATTCCACAGTGGTAACTCGGTATTTGCTGGTGTTGGTGAGCGTACTCGTGAAGGTAACGACCTTTACTACGAAATGGAAGAAGCCGGCGTGCTTGGCAAAACAAGCCTCGTATTCGGCCAGATGAACGAGCCGCCTGGAGCACGTCTTCGCGTTGCGCTTGCTGGTCTTGCTATGGCCGAGAGCTTCCGTGACGATGGAAAAGACGTCCTTCTTTTCATTGACAACATCTACCGCTACACCCAGGCCGGTGCCGAAGTTTCAGCACTGCTTGGCCGTTTGCCATCTGCCGTTGGATACCAGCCTAACCTTCAGCAAGAAATGGGTGCATTGCAAGAGCGAATCACCTCTACGAAAAAGGGCTCGATTACCTCTGTACAGGCCGTTTACGTGCCAGCCGACGACCTTACCGACCCAGCGCCTGCAACGACCTTTGCTCACCTCGACGCAACGATCGTTATGAACCGTGCGCTGACCGAAATTGGTATCTACCCTGCCGTTGATGTCCTCGATAGTAGCTCGAACAGCCTCGACCCAGAAGTTGTGGGCGAAGAGCACTACAAGGTAGCGCGCGAGGTACAGCGTGTACTTCAGCAGTACAAAGAATTGCAGGATATTATTGCGATCCTTGGTATGGAGGAGCTTTCCGACGACCAGAAACAAATCGTTGGTCGCGCTCGCCGCTTGCAGCGATTCTTTGCTCAGCCGTTCTATGTTGCCGAGCAGTTTACGGGTAACCCAGGCGTCTACATCAAGCTAGAAGACACTATTCGCGATGCGAAAGACATCCTTGCTGGCAAGTACGACGATAAGCCTGAAAGCTGGTTCTACATGGCTGCCGGAAGTCTTAGCGAAAAGAAAGACTAG
- the atpF gene encoding F0F1 ATP synthase subunit B, protein MNTILTIMASSEAAAEESNLFTALGIDWKLLILQTVAFLILLWFLSKFVFPPLTRMLEKRDADIEAGVQAAQAAEKKADAAKTEVEKLLKEARREASEIVSTAKEEAAAAVSLADTKAKERAERTIADAKDQIDKEVLSARKALHNETIELVAQATEKVVGKAVSSQVDEKVIAAAVREAK, encoded by the coding sequence ATGAATACGATACTAACAATTATGGCATCGAGCGAAGCTGCAGCCGAAGAGAGCAATCTGTTCACCGCGCTTGGTATCGACTGGAAACTGCTGATTCTTCAGACGGTCGCTTTCTTGATTTTGCTATGGTTCTTGTCGAAGTTCGTCTTTCCGCCGCTGACACGTATGCTCGAAAAGCGTGATGCTGATATTGAGGCTGGCGTTCAAGCGGCTCAAGCTGCCGAAAAGAAAGCAGATGCCGCTAAGACCGAAGTTGAAAAGCTTCTAAAAGAAGCTCGCCGTGAAGCCAGCGAAATCGTTTCGACTGCCAAAGAAGAAGCCGCTGCTGCCGTGAGTCTTGCTGACACGAAAGCAAAAGAACGCGCCGAACGAACGATTGCCGACGCTAAAGATCAAATCGATAAAGAAGTTTTAAGCGCTCGTAAAGCACTGCACAACGAAACGATCGAACTTGTTGCTCAGGCAACCGAAAAAGTTGTTGGTAAAGCGGTTTCGTCTCAGGTAGATGAAAAAGTGATCGCCGCAGCAGTTCGGGAGGCGAAGTAA
- a CDS encoding F0F1 ATP synthase subunit delta, whose translation MAARLSRRKIAAHVADSLVSGKKPGDVMRTVAAYLVDTRRTRELELLVRDIETALSERGVTVADVASAHPLSATLKTEVAKMIGGKSVQLRETIDPTLLGGIRIDIPGKRFDGTVRRKLTALRAKQL comes from the coding sequence ATGGCCGCACGTTTGTCCCGCCGAAAAATTGCCGCGCATGTTGCGGATAGCCTGGTAAGTGGCAAAAAGCCTGGCGATGTTATGCGCACGGTTGCCGCGTACCTTGTTGATACGAGACGAACACGCGAGCTAGAGTTACTTGTCCGCGATATCGAAACCGCCCTTTCAGAACGTGGTGTTACGGTAGCCGATGTCGCAAGCGCGCATCCACTATCCGCTACGCTAAAGACCGAGGTTGCCAAGATGATCGGCGGAAAATCAGTCCAACTACGCGAAACGATCGACCCAACCCTTCTTGGCGGAATTCGGATAGATATTCCAGGTAAGCGTTTCGATGGAACGGTGCGACGAAAACTAACTGCCCTACGGGCGAAACAACTGTAA
- a CDS encoding AtpZ/AtpI family protein has protein sequence MGTSPNSGDDKNVPPDSSTVILLLLTMADTTWRLFIPTIGLLIAGLLLDKQMHTAPWFMIAGTVIGGTIAVLLVRSQMKKVGKR, from the coding sequence ATGGGCACATCACCAAATAGCGGAGATGACAAAAATGTACCGCCGGATTCCTCGACGGTTATTTTATTGCTACTTACGATGGCTGACACGACTTGGCGGCTATTTATCCCAACGATCGGTTTACTGATTGCGGGACTGCTGCTTGACAAGCAAATGCACACGGCGCCCTGGTTTATGATAGCGGGCACGGTAATCGGTGGAACAATTGCAGTCCTTCTAGTGCGCTCACAAATGAAAAAGGTAGGAAAAAGATGA